The sequence GACAGGGGAGATACTGCATATTGAGTGACTGCATAAAAAGATATTATAGCTGTGATTCTCAAACTTCTTGCCCCTGATATTCCATGCAGTAAACCTGTCCATCTGTCATCATTTTAACTCCACATGTAGGTACTCCACAGCCCCATGCAGTCAAGACGAACTCCATTAGACCAttataaaatatgaaaaaaaagcaTTGGCCTTCCCAACGATTTCTGAGTATCAAAAGCAGAATCCACAATGTTCATTTACCCACTTCTTAACATCCAAAGATACAGAAAACTTCTGTTGTTTGATGTTGAATTCCTCTTTAGCAAAAAGTATGCATGCCAAATGAAGAGTTTTGTTCCAAAACACTATAtctccatttaaaaaaaaaaaaaaaaacattttaaaagttatgctatttaattgtgtgtttcagttaATATCAATAACATTGCAGGTGTGTTGTTCTGATTAAGTACAGTTCTACTGAAATTACTTAGTACAAAAAAGATTTatgaaaattaattaaaatggaggatatagcattttggaaccaaactcttcaaataCTTCTTGACACATTCTTTAGTAATTTAAGAACAAAATGCAAGTGCATATTCAAAATGCTATTCTTACAATTGTATGTGCATTTCAACTGATAAATTAGGCTTAACAtttgaaatactgtacatggccTCCCTGGCAGCTTCCAGTGGCCCTGTTGGGAGTtctaccccccaccctcacccccacacacatacagggtctTATCGTCACACTAACTAAGAATAGTTGTAACCATGGTGGGGTCGTGGGTAAAGtgcagagggcaaaggtcacccCCTTATGTTTTATCACTTGGTAGTGAACGCATTGAATCAAAAGCACCCGACTcggtccctctctccccaccctgcACTGTCTATTTCTTCTTGCTGACTCTTGGCTCTCGGGAGGGGTCCTCCAATCATGACCCATAGGATGATCAAATAGCAGCTGTGTAATCATGGTGGaatcaaaagagagaaagaaacctGCAGAGAGACATATGACACAGCCAGCAGTCTGTGTATGGGGGTGGACgggaatatgtttgtgtgtgtgtgtgtgtgtgtgtgtgtgtgtgtgtgtgtgtgtgtgtgtgtgtgtgtgtgtgtatgtgcatgtttgtatgtgtgtttgtgtgtatgtgtgtgtgtgtgtgtgtgtgtgtgctacaaaaTGACTGACAAAGTGACAAGTTATATCCATGTCTGATTATGTGTAGACTTTACTAATCCATGATACAGATACTGCAAGATCATCTAGGGCAGGTCAAAAAAcagctgtgacacacacacacacactcacacacacactcacacactgactcgAGCTTTATAACAAGCTCGATATTGTACACAGCTGTCAGGTGTGTGGTTAATTGAACTGGTTTTCTGACCTGTGGACCTTGTCCCTTCAGTTGCCCAACTCCTTTCATGGGATGTGGTATCTAGGCCATCGGCTCCACCATTATTAAGGATCAGCATTCATGTCATTGGGTGCCATTTTCTTATCTTTACATAAGATGTATTACTTCATTTGGACTTCAACTCTGATGTGAATGACCCAAATGTGCCACGGTGGACTTTTATTTCACTTTTGAACGCTTGGAGTGGTATTGCCAGGTGTAACATGCAGGTTGGTTTGTGGGTAAAAGAGCAGACGTTCTTTAAGTTCATAAAGTCAGTTTATTTACtcaagacaaatacacacacacacacacacagactcctgaTGATATCCTTCTCATCCATTCCCGGTTAGGAAATCCACAgttatatacatgcacacagtttGTAACACTATATTGGTTTGCAATGCCATGACTAGAAATAAATCACTTGCATTTAGCACATTTTTTGTTCACGTCTGTAATTATTGCGCTGCACAGGAAGAATATgcggtgtatttttttttgttttgttttctctatGTAACTCATACATCAGGTGAAATCAGCATGTCTACAGGCTTGCAGAGAGGAAGGAGTTGGGGTTCAACGAAGCAACGGGAGAGCAGCTTTACTCGTCGGCGGGCAGCACAACGTCCAGCATGGGCTTGAGGCCTTGGATGGCCGTGTCCAGGTAGGTGCCGATGTAGGGGCGCAGGTACTCGCCGTACACTCCCAGGGCTCCAGCACGGGCTCTGTCAACAGCCGGGCCGAGCTCACCTGCCATGCcactgggggagagagacaaagatcgAGCACAACATTagattaagacacacacacacacacacacacacacacacacacacacgcacacacgcacacacacacacacacacacacacacacacacacacaccatggttcGGTTGGACACGTGTATGCCTgctgagtgtgtacagtatatgactgtGTATATGACTGAGTGTGTACATGACATTTTTAAgtcaaaaataacaaaatagaCCAAAAAAAATATAGCATTGAATAAACAATGGATAAGTGGGTGAAGGTATTTCTAGTGACTTGCGAGCAGTACATTTACATTAAATCAGACACTGTTGTCCAAAGgcacttacatatgtcaactatattacagtgtccccagagcaacttgggcTTGAGTGCATTGCGCAATGGCACAACGGAGGAAGctaggaattgaacccacaacttccaGGCTcttgcacactagcccagctccttaaccactaccacAGCCCACGGTGGtagtttatttagtgatgatCGGAAACCTATTCCATTATAGGCTTATCTACATTCTGAGTGGGAATCCCTCTTTCTCAATTCTAGGCTCTATGAGCACAAGAGAGTCATGTGAAAGAGCGGGACGTTGTGTGGTTGACGCAAAACACTCACGTGATGACTTTGACGGCGCTCTGCATTTTGGGATCGCCCTGGAGGGAATCGACGTACTCCTTGACCATGGAAGCCTGGGGGCTTCCCTCGGCCAAGGGCACCACGGCAGCCTGGGCTTTGTTGTAGGCGTTCAGCAGGCGCTTGTAGAAGGTGGCCTTCAGGTCCTCATACTTGTCCACCAGCTCCTTGTCAGGCTCAGGGGCAGACAGGCACATGGACactgagggggaggaggaagtgagagagaaagatagatgaaGAGGGAAAATGgcaaagacaagagagagggaagagaagagaaaagagggagaaaggcagGAAATTGGGAGTAGTGGTATTAGAGGAAAGACATTTTTAGAAACAGTCTTATCAATCAAATACTTGTAATAAGCAAGTTAGTTCACCAATAAAACTCTTCACAAATGAGaataagaatgaaaaaaaaaagaataaactcTCATATTCACAGATGTAATTTGCTGCACTTTAGAATAGTTGAGAATAATAGGCCAGTAGAggttttacaaatgtgtttgtaaatgtaaaaatgtgagtTTGCGATGCTGCCTAAATGTAGTTGGAAACTAATGGGTGAGTGGTTGAAAGTTTGTCAAACTTTGAGGCCAGATAACCTTAGCTAAGTAGAGGTCAGACTCTGTGTGCTTCTGTATCTGAGTCTGCCAGGACAAAGGTTTGTTAGTGATGCTAGGATTATCAAATATAGCGCAAACACACAGTtcaaaagacagtaaaaagatAGTAGAACTAGAATTGCACAAGTATTGCCATTTTGGAAGTTTGTATCTTCCCTACAAAAAACAGTAATTTGCATGAGATGCATTCAAAAATTGCAAGTGAAATAGTGACATGGTCCAAGCGTCATTTTGTCATCTTGGCATTTGCACTCTTTTAGCAATGAGGGATAACTATGCTTGTCATGCAGGCTTACCTTGGAGTGCCACAATAAGGGCCAACACTAGTTTCGCCGACATGtctaaaagagaaaaaaaaacagccatcaaataaaacaaactttGTGTTAATGCATGAAATACAACACAAGATTTGACATAACAAAATCAAGAACAGAATGCATCTACTCCAGACTACATATGCTGCAAGAAATCTAAGTAAAGGTGCAAACAGCATTTCTCCTTATAAAATAATATGGGTGACCCCATGAAACCCCATCAAGTCAACATGCACTGAAGACCATTTCGAGCTAAAGAAAGTGATGCACATAAAGCTAAAGAGAGCGATGCATTGTCTAAACATATAGCCGAGCAGTACAGCTGTGCAGTAGGTGTACTCTACCTCCTTTTCTTTGGCTTTGAAGGTCCTGAAAGTGAACGTTTGAGGGCAGTGAGTAAACTGACAGCTTCTGAGTCCCGCTGAAGCCACAGTTATACTGTCGGCTATCGGCCCATCGAAGCCTGTCTGCTTGTCCAATCCAACGTCATCTGAGGACTCCACACAGACTTTGcaaatgtgaacacacacacacacacacacacacacacacacacacacacactgagacacacacacacacacacacacacacacatacactcccccccacacacacatacacccacacactttgAGAATTGATGAACTCTGTATTCCTATAGGTGAAACTCTCTGGCTTtctcaatcccccccccccatcccacccctctctcactccccttttctctttttctctctttcacacacatgcgcacgtgcgcgcacaaacacacacgcacacacacacacacacacacactcacacacaccagatgcaCAAGCAGCTGATGAACCCACTGTTCCTATGGGACAAACACCACCAGATTGGTTTACTTTCACAAAGTCCATTTCACCCACGGCATGAACTTACACCAGTCCAGCTAACAGCCCTGTGCAAATATACAGCTGTTAacagctatcatgaacatgataATCACAGGTTGACCGAATGTTACCAATTACTCATTAGCTCTGATAAATGACTAATTTCTGTTAtgattttttatttgaaatgcTTAAgccagagactttctaatgaggagacgctaaaaaaaaacacccaaaaactcctccatagaaatgcattGGGTTAGTTAATGCCAGTTGTCTGCACATATCCCGCCCCTTCTGCAGCAAAAAACTGAACATGTGAATAAATTGTTGTGTACAACAATTCGCATCATATTCACatcgtgtggtgtgttgtgaatacatggcgccaatcatgtgttgtgatcttgCCGCTGGAGCA comes from Sardina pilchardus chromosome 6, fSarPil1.1, whole genome shotgun sequence and encodes:
- the apoa2 gene encoding apolipoprotein A-II — encoded protein: MSAKLVLALIVALQVSMCLSAPEPDKELVDKYEDLKATFYKRLLNAYNKAQAAVVPLAEGSPQASMVKEYVDSLQGDPKMQSAVKVITGMAGELGPAVDRARAGALGVYGEYLRPYIGTYLDTAIQGLKPMLDVVLPADE